A genomic window from Macaca mulatta isolate MMU2019108-1 chromosome 19, T2T-MMU8v2.0, whole genome shotgun sequence includes:
- the MARK4 gene encoding MAP/microtubule affinity-regulating kinase 4 isoform X4, with product MEYASAGEVFDYLVSHGRMKEKEARAKFRQIVSAVHYCHQKNIVHRDLKAENLLLDAEANIKIADFGFSNEFTLGSKLDTFCGSPPYAAPELFQGKKYDGPEVDIWSLGVILYTLVSGSLPFDGHNLKELRERVLRGKYRVPFYMSTDCESILRRFLVLNPAKRCTLEQIMKDKWINIGYEGEELKPYTEPEEDFGDTKRIEVMVGMGYTREEIKEALTSQKYNEVTATYLLLGRKTEEGGDRGAPGLALARVRAPSDTTNGTSSSKGTSHSKGQRSSSSTYHRQRRHSDFCGPSPAPLHPKRSPTSTGEAELKEERLPGRKASCSAAGSGSRGLPPSSPMVSSAHNPNKAEIPERRKDSTSTPNNLPPSMMTRRNTYVCTERPGAERPSLLPNGKENSSGTPRVPPASPSSHSLAPPSGERSRLARGSTIRSTFHGGQVRDRRAGGGGGGGVQNGPPASPTLAHEAAPLPAGRPRPTTNLFTKLTSKLTRRVADEPERIGGPEVTSCHLPWDQTETAPRLLRFPWSVKLTSSRPPEALMAALRQATAAARCRCRQPQPFLLACLHGGAGGPEPLSHFEVEVCQLPRPGLRGVLFRRVAGTALAFRTLVTRISNDLEL from the exons ATGGAGTATGCAAGTGCCG GAGAAGTGTTTGACTACCTCGTGTCGCATGGCCGCATGAAGGAGAAGGAAGCTCGAGCCAAGTTCCGACAG aTCGTTTCGGCTGTGCACTATTGTCACCAGAAAAACATTGTACACAGGGACCTGAAG GCTGAGAACCTCTTGCTGGACGCCGAGGCCAACATCAAGATCGCTGACTTTGGCTTCAGCAACGAGTTCACGCTGGGCTCAAAGCTGGACACGTTCTGTGGGAGCCCCCCATACGCTGCCCCGGAGCTGTTTCAGGGCAAGAAGTACGATGGGCCGGAGGTGGACATCTGGAGCCTGGGAGTCATCCTGTACACCCTCGTCAGCGGCTCCCTGCCCTTCGACGGGCACAACCTCAAG GAGCTGCGGGAGCGAGTCCTCAGAGGGAAGTACCGGGTCCCTTTCTACATGTCAACAGACTGTGAGAGCATCCTGCGGAGATTTTTGGTGCTGAACCCAGCTAAACGCTGTACTCTCGAG CAAATCATGAAAGACAAATGGATCAACATCGGCTATGAGGGTGAGGAATTGAAGCCATACACAGAGCCCGAGGAGGACTTCGGGGACACCAAGAGAATTG AGGTGATGGTGGGTATGGGCTACACGCGGGAAGAAATCAAAGAGGCCTTGACCAGCCAGAAGTACAACGAAGTGACCGCCACCTACCTCCTGCTGGGCAGGAAGACTGAG GAGGGTGGGGACCGGGGCGCCCCAGGGCTGGCCCTGGCACGGGTGCGGGCGCCCAGCGACACCACCAATGGAACAAGTTCCAGCAAAGGCACCAGCCACAGCAAAGGGCAACGGAGTTCCTCTTCCACCTACCACCGTCAGCGCAGGCATAGCGATTTCT GTGGCCCATCCCCTGCACCCCTGCACCCCAAACGCAGCCCGACGAGCACGGGGGaagcagagctgaaggaggagCGGCTGCCAGGCCGGAAGGCGAGCTGCAGTGCCGCGGGGAGCGGGAGTCGAGGGCTGCCCCCCTCCAGCCCCATGGTCAGCAGCGCCCACAACCCCAACAAGGCAGAGATCCCAGAGCGGCGGAAGGACAGCACAAGCACCCCC AACAACCTCCCTCCCAGCATGATGACCCGCAGAAACACCTACGTTTGCACAGAACGCCCGGGGGCTGAGCGCCCGTCACTGTTGCCAAATGGGAAAGAAAACAG CTCAGGCACCCCACGGGTGCCCCCTGCCTCCCCCTCCAGTCACAGCCTGGCACCCCCATCAGGGGAGCGGAGCCGCCTGGCACGCGGCTCCACCATCCGCAGCACCTTCCACGGTGGCCAGGTCCGGGACCggcgggcagggggtgggggtggtgggggtgtgCAGAATGGGCCCCCTGCCTCTCCCACGCTGGCCCATGAGGCTGCACCCCTGCCCGCCGGGCGGCCCCGCCCCACCACCAACCTCTTCACCAAGCTGACCTCCAAACTGACCCGAAG gGTCGCAGACGAACCTGAGAGAATCGGGGGACCTGAGGTCACAAG TTGCCATCTACCTTGGGATCAAACGGAAACCGCCCCCCGGCTGCTCCGATTCCCCTGGAGTGTGAAGCTGACCAGCTCGCGCCCTCCCGAGGCCCTGATGGCAGCTCTGCGCCAGGCCACAGCAGCCGCCCGCTGCCGCTGCCGCCAGCCACAGCCGTTCCTGCTGGCCTGCCTGCACGGGGGTGCGGGCGGGCCCGAGCCCCTGTCCCACTTCGAAGTGGAGGTCTGCCAGCTGCCCCGGCCGGGCTTGCGGGGA
- the MARK4 gene encoding MAP/microtubule affinity-regulating kinase 4 isoform X5, whose protein sequence is MKGLNHPNIVKLFEVIETEKTLYLVMEYASAGEVFDYLVSHGRMKEKEARAKFRQIVSAVHYCHQKNIVHRDLKAENLLLDAEANIKIADFGFSNEFTLGSKLDTFCGSPPYAAPELFQGKKYDGPEVDIWSLGVILYTLVSGSLPFDGHNLKELRERVLRGKYRVPFYMSTDCESILRRFLVLNPAKRCTLEQIMKDKWINIGYEGEELKPYTEPEEDFGDTKRIEVMVGMGYTREEIKEALTSQKYNEVTATYLLLGRKTEEGGDRGAPGLALARVRAPSDTTNGTSSSKGTSHSKGQRSSSSTYHRQRRHSDFCGPSPAPLHPKRSPTSTGEAELKEERLPGRKASCSAAGSGSRGLPPSSPMVSSAHNPNKAEIPERRKDSTSTPNNLPPSMMTRRNTYVCTERPGAERPSLLPNGKENSSGTPRVPPASPSSHSLAPPSGERSRLARGSTIRSTFHGGQVRDRRAGGGGGGGVQNGPPASPTLAHEAAPLPAGRPRPTTNLFTKLTSKLTRRVADEPERIGGPEVTSCHLPWDQTETAPRLLRFPWSVKLTSSRPPEALMAALRQATAAARCRCRQPQPFLLACLHGGAGGPEPLSHFEVEVCQLPRPGLRGVLFRRVAGTALAFRTLVTRISNDLEL, encoded by the exons ATGAAGGGCCTAAACCACCCCAACATCG TGAAGCTCTTCGAGGTGATTGAGACTGAGAAGACGCTGTACCTGGTGATGGAGTATGCAAGTGCCG GAGAAGTGTTTGACTACCTCGTGTCGCATGGCCGCATGAAGGAGAAGGAAGCTCGAGCCAAGTTCCGACAG aTCGTTTCGGCTGTGCACTATTGTCACCAGAAAAACATTGTACACAGGGACCTGAAG GCTGAGAACCTCTTGCTGGACGCCGAGGCCAACATCAAGATCGCTGACTTTGGCTTCAGCAACGAGTTCACGCTGGGCTCAAAGCTGGACACGTTCTGTGGGAGCCCCCCATACGCTGCCCCGGAGCTGTTTCAGGGCAAGAAGTACGATGGGCCGGAGGTGGACATCTGGAGCCTGGGAGTCATCCTGTACACCCTCGTCAGCGGCTCCCTGCCCTTCGACGGGCACAACCTCAAG GAGCTGCGGGAGCGAGTCCTCAGAGGGAAGTACCGGGTCCCTTTCTACATGTCAACAGACTGTGAGAGCATCCTGCGGAGATTTTTGGTGCTGAACCCAGCTAAACGCTGTACTCTCGAG CAAATCATGAAAGACAAATGGATCAACATCGGCTATGAGGGTGAGGAATTGAAGCCATACACAGAGCCCGAGGAGGACTTCGGGGACACCAAGAGAATTG AGGTGATGGTGGGTATGGGCTACACGCGGGAAGAAATCAAAGAGGCCTTGACCAGCCAGAAGTACAACGAAGTGACCGCCACCTACCTCCTGCTGGGCAGGAAGACTGAG GAGGGTGGGGACCGGGGCGCCCCAGGGCTGGCCCTGGCACGGGTGCGGGCGCCCAGCGACACCACCAATGGAACAAGTTCCAGCAAAGGCACCAGCCACAGCAAAGGGCAACGGAGTTCCTCTTCCACCTACCACCGTCAGCGCAGGCATAGCGATTTCT GTGGCCCATCCCCTGCACCCCTGCACCCCAAACGCAGCCCGACGAGCACGGGGGaagcagagctgaaggaggagCGGCTGCCAGGCCGGAAGGCGAGCTGCAGTGCCGCGGGGAGCGGGAGTCGAGGGCTGCCCCCCTCCAGCCCCATGGTCAGCAGCGCCCACAACCCCAACAAGGCAGAGATCCCAGAGCGGCGGAAGGACAGCACAAGCACCCCC AACAACCTCCCTCCCAGCATGATGACCCGCAGAAACACCTACGTTTGCACAGAACGCCCGGGGGCTGAGCGCCCGTCACTGTTGCCAAATGGGAAAGAAAACAG CTCAGGCACCCCACGGGTGCCCCCTGCCTCCCCCTCCAGTCACAGCCTGGCACCCCCATCAGGGGAGCGGAGCCGCCTGGCACGCGGCTCCACCATCCGCAGCACCTTCCACGGTGGCCAGGTCCGGGACCggcgggcagggggtgggggtggtgggggtgtgCAGAATGGGCCCCCTGCCTCTCCCACGCTGGCCCATGAGGCTGCACCCCTGCCCGCCGGGCGGCCCCGCCCCACCACCAACCTCTTCACCAAGCTGACCTCCAAACTGACCCGAAG gGTCGCAGACGAACCTGAGAGAATCGGGGGACCTGAGGTCACAAG TTGCCATCTACCTTGGGATCAAACGGAAACCGCCCCCCGGCTGCTCCGATTCCCCTGGAGTGTGAAGCTGACCAGCTCGCGCCCTCCCGAGGCCCTGATGGCAGCTCTGCGCCAGGCCACAGCAGCCGCCCGCTGCCGCTGCCGCCAGCCACAGCCGTTCCTGCTGGCCTGCCTGCACGGGGGTGCGGGCGGGCCCGAGCCCCTGTCCCACTTCGAAGTGGAGGTCTGCCAGCTGCCCCGGCCGGGCTTGCGGGGA
- the MARK4 gene encoding MAP/microtubule affinity-regulating kinase 4 isoform X8, with protein MEYASAGEVFDYLVSHGRMKEKEARAKFRQIVSAVHYCHQKNIVHRDLKAENLLLDAEANIKIADFGFSNEFTLGSKLDTFCGSPPYAAPELFQGKKYDGPEVDIWSLGVILYTLVSGSLPFDGHNLKELRERVLRGKYRVPFYMSTDCESILRRFLVLNPAKRCTLEQIMKDKWINIGYEGEELKPYTEPEEDFGDTKRIEVMVGMGYTREEIKEALTSQKYNEVTATYLLLGRKTEEGGDRGAPGLALARVRAPSDTTNGTSSSKGTSHSKGQRSSSSTYHRQRRHSDFCGPSPAPLHPKRSPTSTGEAELKEERLPGRKASCSAAGSGSRGLPPSSPMVSSAHNPNKAEIPERRKDSTSTPNNLPPSMMTRRNTYVCTERPGAERPSLLPNGKENSSGTPRVPPASPSSHSLAPPSGERSRLARGSTIRSTFHGGQVRDRRAGGGGGGGVQNGPPASPTLAHEAAPLPAGRPRPTTNLFTKLTSKLTRRVTLDPSKRQNSNRCVSGASLPQGSKIRSQTNLRESGDLRSQVAIYLGIKRKPPPGCSDSPGV; from the exons ATGGAGTATGCAAGTGCCG GAGAAGTGTTTGACTACCTCGTGTCGCATGGCCGCATGAAGGAGAAGGAAGCTCGAGCCAAGTTCCGACAG aTCGTTTCGGCTGTGCACTATTGTCACCAGAAAAACATTGTACACAGGGACCTGAAG GCTGAGAACCTCTTGCTGGACGCCGAGGCCAACATCAAGATCGCTGACTTTGGCTTCAGCAACGAGTTCACGCTGGGCTCAAAGCTGGACACGTTCTGTGGGAGCCCCCCATACGCTGCCCCGGAGCTGTTTCAGGGCAAGAAGTACGATGGGCCGGAGGTGGACATCTGGAGCCTGGGAGTCATCCTGTACACCCTCGTCAGCGGCTCCCTGCCCTTCGACGGGCACAACCTCAAG GAGCTGCGGGAGCGAGTCCTCAGAGGGAAGTACCGGGTCCCTTTCTACATGTCAACAGACTGTGAGAGCATCCTGCGGAGATTTTTGGTGCTGAACCCAGCTAAACGCTGTACTCTCGAG CAAATCATGAAAGACAAATGGATCAACATCGGCTATGAGGGTGAGGAATTGAAGCCATACACAGAGCCCGAGGAGGACTTCGGGGACACCAAGAGAATTG AGGTGATGGTGGGTATGGGCTACACGCGGGAAGAAATCAAAGAGGCCTTGACCAGCCAGAAGTACAACGAAGTGACCGCCACCTACCTCCTGCTGGGCAGGAAGACTGAG GAGGGTGGGGACCGGGGCGCCCCAGGGCTGGCCCTGGCACGGGTGCGGGCGCCCAGCGACACCACCAATGGAACAAGTTCCAGCAAAGGCACCAGCCACAGCAAAGGGCAACGGAGTTCCTCTTCCACCTACCACCGTCAGCGCAGGCATAGCGATTTCT GTGGCCCATCCCCTGCACCCCTGCACCCCAAACGCAGCCCGACGAGCACGGGGGaagcagagctgaaggaggagCGGCTGCCAGGCCGGAAGGCGAGCTGCAGTGCCGCGGGGAGCGGGAGTCGAGGGCTGCCCCCCTCCAGCCCCATGGTCAGCAGCGCCCACAACCCCAACAAGGCAGAGATCCCAGAGCGGCGGAAGGACAGCACAAGCACCCCC AACAACCTCCCTCCCAGCATGATGACCCGCAGAAACACCTACGTTTGCACAGAACGCCCGGGGGCTGAGCGCCCGTCACTGTTGCCAAATGGGAAAGAAAACAG CTCAGGCACCCCACGGGTGCCCCCTGCCTCCCCCTCCAGTCACAGCCTGGCACCCCCATCAGGGGAGCGGAGCCGCCTGGCACGCGGCTCCACCATCCGCAGCACCTTCCACGGTGGCCAGGTCCGGGACCggcgggcagggggtgggggtggtgggggtgtgCAGAATGGGCCCCCTGCCTCTCCCACGCTGGCCCATGAGGCTGCACCCCTGCCCGCCGGGCGGCCCCGCCCCACCACCAACCTCTTCACCAAGCTGACCTCCAAACTGACCCGAAG GGTTACCCTCGATCCCTCTAAACGGCAGAACTCTAACCGCTGTGTTTCGGGCGCCTCTCTGCCCCAGGGATCCAAGATCA gGTCGCAGACGAACCTGAGAGAATCGGGGGACCTGAGGTCACAAG TTGCCATCTACCTTGGGATCAAACGGAAACCGCCCCCCGGCTGCTCCGATTCCCCTGGAGTGTGA